In Heptranchias perlo isolate sHepPer1 chromosome 21, sHepPer1.hap1, whole genome shotgun sequence, the following proteins share a genomic window:
- the lzts2a gene encoding leucine zipper putative tumor suppressor 2a — translation MAMVQAMPIASEHQNSDSETQLQTSAASPILQSTMGSVGSLISGRNYHDKHCKATEYNSKCRKTGQMQNIFRQQDGHLKNGYSQDCIGGVATKKQCSATGKYGNYAYLNEDHRNGGWNMTESPISPCSDPEDVREGRSINGNIRGPPPKIIPVSGKLEKNIEKNLIRPTAFKPVVPKNRNSVQYLVPRPVNGLSDSQGSLNILFNGNSVGSVNCAEKHNSLQGYSCRNSGTMSDSGRNSLSSLPTYSTSCSHHLDPVSSSTGHINLDGGGQHAFHERGMTGLNGLSNSDSGRSSSSKSTASLNGRSHPLSDSGSCDRSPVSGHEIAVRELEEKLRERELELQQLRDSLEENEAALCQIYEEKQRRCEQEMEELRQSCAGKLKQSSQKAQRMHQVLQLQVFQLQQEKKKLQEDFAQLLQEREVLEKKCASIEKEQTELGPRLEETKWEVCQKSGEISLLKQQLKDSQADLSMKGNEIVSLKAQLREIRTELQEHEDEIHEFRDAVHMKTLELEVCENELQRKKNEAELLREKVGKLEQETTGLREALGNTRHGIGPYPEQEDPFLMYESDEAKAQRQNADNQQTLRQQVEKLRAELMYERRKSENQLENFEVERRTWQGEKEKVIRYQKQLQHNYIQMYRRNRELEREMRQLSLELEARELNDLEERNEDIRFEEITATEI, via the exons ATGGCAATGGTTCAGGCAATGCCCATAGCTTCTGAGCATCAGAATTCAGACAGTGAGACCCAACTGCAAACTTCTGCAGCATCACCAATTTTGCAAAGCACCATGGGAAGCGTTGGCAGTCTTATATCAGGGCGCAACTACCATGACAAGCACTGCAAGGCCACAGAGTACAATAGCAAGTGCCGAAAAACTGGCCAGATGCAGAACATTTTCAGGCAACAGGATGGACACCTAAAAAATGGCTACTCTCAGGACTGTATTGGCGGAGTGGCAACCAAGAAACAGTGTTCAGCAACTGGAAAATATGGAAACTATGCCTATTTAAATGAGGACCACCGGAATGGAGGCTGGAATATGACAGAGTCTCCCATCAGTCCTTGCAGTGATCCTGAAGATGTACGAGAAGGAAGGTCAATCAATGGAAATATCCGAGGGCCTCCTCCAAAAATAATTCCAGTGTCAGGCAAGCTGGAGAAG AATATTGAAAAAAACCTGATCAGACCGACAGCATTCAAGCCCGTGGTGCCCAAGAACAGGAATTCTGTCCAGTACCTTGTTCCCCGGCCTGTTAACGGACTGTCAGACAGCCAAGGGAGCCTGAATATCCTGTTTAACGGAAACTCGGTGGGATCCGTTAACTGCGCCGAGAAACACAATTCTTTGCAGGGCTACAGCTGCAGGAACTCGGGAACCATGTCGGACTCCGGGAGGAATTCCTTGTCCAGCCTCCCGACGTACAGCACCAGCTGCAGCCATCACCTGGACCCAGTCAGCTCCTCCACTGGGCACATAAACCTGGACGGCGGCGGACAGCACGCTTTTCACGAGAGGGGCATGACGGGACTGAACGGGCTGTCGAATTCCGACAGCGGCCGGTCCTCCTCCAGCAAGAGCACGGCCTCGCTGAACGGCCGCAGCCACCCGCTCTCCGACAGCGGCTCGTGCGACCGCTCGCCCGTCTCTGGCCACGAGATCGCCGTGCGAGAACTGGAGGAGAAGCTGCGGGAGCGGGAGCTGGAGCTCCAGCAGCTGAGGGACAGCTTGGAGGAGAACGAAGCCGCCCTGTGCCAGATCTACGAGGAGAAGCAGCGGCGctgcgagcaggagatggaagagCTGCGGCAGAGCTGCGCCGGCAAGCTCAAGCAGAGCTCCCAGAAGGCCCAGCGCATGCACCAGGTCCTCCAGCTCCAGGTCTTCCAActccagcaggagaagaagaagctcCAGGAAGACTTTGCCCAGTTGCTGCAAGAACGCGAAGTGTTGGAGAAGAAATGTGCCTCGATTGAGAAAGAGCAAACGGAACTCGGACCGAGATTGGAGGAAACCAAATGGGAG GTTTGCCAAAAGTCAGGAGAGATTTCCCTTCTGAAGCAACAACTGAAGGATTCCCAGGCTGATCTATCCATGAAGGGAAATGAAATTGTCTCCTTGAAAGCCCAGCTTCGAGAAATACGGACTGAGCTTCAAGAACACGAGGACGAGATCCATGAGTTCCGAGACGCAGTCCACATGAAGACATTAGAGCTGGAAGTTTGCGAGAATGAACTTCAGCGGAAGAAGAATGAAGCTGAACTTCTGAGAGAGAAGGTGGGCAAGTTGGAGCAGGAGACCACCGGCCTGAGAGAAGCCTTGGGCAACACAAGACATGGAATTGGTCCATACCCGGAGCAGGAGGACCCCTTCCTGATGTACGAGAGCGATGAAGCCAAAGCTCAACGGCAAAATGCAGACAACCAACAGACCTTGAGACAGCAGGTTGAAAAGCTGAGGGCTGAACTCATGTACGAAAGAAGAAAGAGCGAGAATCAGCTGGAGAACTTTGAGGTGGAGCGGCGTACTTGgcaaggggagaaagagaaagtgatTAGGTACCAGAAACAGCTCCAGCACAACTACATCCAAATGTACAGGAGGAACCGAGAGCTGGAAAGAGAGATGAGGCAACTCAGTCTGGAACTGGAAGCCAGGGAATTAAATGACCTTGAGGAGCGAAACGAAGACATTCGATTTGAGGAGATCACGGCGACAGAAatctaa